Sequence from the Catenuloplanes indicus genome:
AGGACACCGCACGGACCCAGCCGCTGCTGGTCGCGGCCGCGCTGCTGGCGGCGGAGCGGCTGCCGCTGGGGGACGGCACCGTGGTCGCCGGGCACAGCGTCGGTGAGCTCGCCGCGGCCGCGATCGCCGGGGTGCTGACGCCGGAGTCGGCCGTCACGCTGGCCGGTGTGCGCGGCCGGGAGATGGCCGCCGCGTGTGCGCTGGAGCCGACCGGCATGGCCGCGGTGCTCGGCGGCGACCCGGACGAGGTGGTCGCCGCGATCGAGTCGTACGGGCTGCACGCCGCCAACCGCAACGGCGCCGGGCAGATCGTCGCGGCCGGTGCGAAGGAGCCGCTGGAGAAGTTCGCGGCGGATCGGCCCGGTGGCGTCCGGGTGATCCCGCTGGCCGTGGCCGGTGCGTTCCACACGCCGTTCATGGCACCGGCCGAGGCCGCGCTGGGCGTGGTCGCGGCGGACGTGCCGACCGCCGACCCGGCCCGGATCATGCTGTCCGACCTGGACGGCACCGCAGTCGCGGGCGGCGCAGAGATGCTGTCCCGGCTGGTCCGCCAGGTCACCGCGCCGGTCCGCTGGGACCTGGTGATGCGCACGCTCGCCGGCCGCGGCGTCACCGCGGTGATCGAGCTGGCCCCGGCCGGCACGCTCGCCGGCCTGATCAAGCGCGAGCTCAAGGGCCCCGGCCTGCCCGAGATCGTCACCCTGAACACGCCGGACGACCTGCCCGCGGCGCTCGACCTGATCGCACGACACACCGAAGGACGGAACTGACATGGCCGGCAGCCGCATCGTTGCGCTCGGGCACTACCAGCCGGCCCGGGTGGTGACGAACGAGGAGCTCTCGCACACGATCGACACCAACGACGAGTGGATCCGGGACCGGGTCGGCATCGCCGAGCGGCGGATCGCGGACGGCGAGTCGGTCGCGGACATGTCCGTGTTCGCCGCGGAGAAGGCGCTGGCCAACGCGGGGCTGACCGCGGCCGACATCGACCTGGTGATCGTCGCGACCTGCTCGGCCGAGGACCGCTGCCCGAACGTGGCGGCCCGGGTCGCGGCCCGCCTAGGCATCACCGCGCCGGGCGCGTTCGACCTGAACGCGGCCTGCTCCGGCTTCTCCTACGCGCTGGCCACCGCGGACCACGCGATCCAGGCCGGTACGTCGCGCAACGCGCTGGTGATCGGCGCGGAGAAGCTCTCCGACGTGGTCGACTGGACCGACCGCACCACCGCCGTGCTGTTCGGCGACGGCGCGGGCGCGGCCGTGGTCAGCGCCGTGGACGACGGCGAGCCGGCCGGCATCGGCCCGGTGCTCTGGGGCTCCGCGCCCGAGAAGGGCGACGTGCTGACGATCGCGGGCTGGCGGCCGTACATCAAGCAGGAGGGCCAGGCGGTGTTCCGCTGGGCCACCACCGCGATCGCCCCGGTGGCGAAGCAGGCCTGCGAGAAGGCCGGTGTCGCGCCGGAGGAGATCGCCGCGTTCGTCGCGCATCAGGCCAACACCCGGATCATCGACGGCATCGTGAAGCGGCTCGGCCTGCCCAACGCGATCATCGCGAAGGACCTGGTCGAGTCCGGCAACACCTCGGCGGCCAGCATCCCGCTGGCGCTGTCGAAGCTGGTCGAGCGGCGCGAGGTGCCGTCCGGCGCCCCGGTGCTGCTGTTCGGCTTCGGCGGCGGCCTGACGTACGCCGGCCAGGTCATCCGCTGCCCCTGAGTTCTCGTCCGACCCAATCCCCGGACGAGTGGCAAGACCCAACCCGAAAGGATCACCACGCACATGGCTTCCCGCGATGAGATCATCACCGGCCTCGCCGACATCCTGAACGAGCTCGCCGGCGTCGAGCAGTCCGACGTGACCGAGGAGAAGACCTTCACGGACGACCTGGACGTCGACTCGC
This genomic interval carries:
- a CDS encoding ACP S-malonyltransferase — its product is MLAVLSPGQGSQKPGFLAPWLQLPDAEARLRAWSELAGVDLVHLGTEADAEEIKDTARTQPLLVAAALLAAERLPLGDGTVVAGHSVGELAAAAIAGVLTPESAVTLAGVRGREMAAACALEPTGMAAVLGGDPDEVVAAIESYGLHAANRNGAGQIVAAGAKEPLEKFAADRPGGVRVIPLAVAGAFHTPFMAPAEAALGVVAADVPTADPARIMLSDLDGTAVAGGAEMLSRLVRQVTAPVRWDLVMRTLAGRGVTAVIELAPAGTLAGLIKRELKGPGLPEIVTLNTPDDLPAALDLIARHTEGRN
- a CDS encoding beta-ketoacyl-ACP synthase III gives rise to the protein MAGSRIVALGHYQPARVVTNEELSHTIDTNDEWIRDRVGIAERRIADGESVADMSVFAAEKALANAGLTAADIDLVIVATCSAEDRCPNVAARVAARLGITAPGAFDLNAACSGFSYALATADHAIQAGTSRNALVIGAEKLSDVVDWTDRTTAVLFGDGAGAAVVSAVDDGEPAGIGPVLWGSAPEKGDVLTIAGWRPYIKQEGQAVFRWATTAIAPVAKQACEKAGVAPEEIAAFVAHQANTRIIDGIVKRLGLPNAIIAKDLVESGNTSAASIPLALSKLVERREVPSGAPVLLFGFGGGLTYAGQVIRCP